From Vicia villosa cultivar HV-30 ecotype Madison, WI unplaced genomic scaffold, Vvil1.0 ctg.001463F_1_1, whole genome shotgun sequence, one genomic window encodes:
- the LOC131635294 gene encoding uncharacterized transporter C405.03c-like codes for MDEVVLANGFVGSVLSDYFWALCVVWTTPLVATLGMSLTIPLAMLADMVIHGRHYSALYILGSAQVFAGFVIANLSDWMTKRLGL; via the exons ATGGATGAAGTGGTTCTTGCAAATGGATTTGTTGGAAGTGTTCTCTCAGACTACTTCTG GGCACTCTGTGTTGTATGGACAACTCCCCTCGTGGCCACTTTGGGCATGTCACTCACTATTCCTCTTGCTATGTTGGCTGATATGGTAATCCACGGCCGGCATTATTCAGCATTATACATTCTTGGCTCAGCTCAG GTGTTTGCAGGTTTTGTGATAGCTAATCTTTCAGATTGGATGACAAAGAGGTTGGGATTATAG
- the LOC131635302 gene encoding uncharacterized protein LOC131635302, with the protein MKMKKVYTLFLIFMILTFLVSLPFVQCSRIYRTKMEGASRHIATSIKVAIARFKKVGVTVGRVEDSARKVPTGPDPLHHNNNPLEP; encoded by the exons atgaagatgaagaaagttTACACTTTGTTCTTGATCTTCATGATTCTAACGTTTCTTGTGTCGCTTCCTTTTGTTCAATGCT CTCGTATTTATCGAACAAAAATGGAAGGAGCTAGTAGACACATAGCAACAAGCATTAAG GTTGCAATTGCAAGGTTTAAGAAAGTTGGTGTTACTGTTGGCAGAGTGGAAGACTCAGCAAGAAAAGTTCCAACGGGACCGGATCCTCTTCATCACAACAACAACCCTTTAGAACCTTAA